A stretch of Aureispira sp. CCB-E DNA encodes these proteins:
- a CDS encoding beta-propeller fold lactonase family protein has protein sequence MRLFFFILFLIGTIDSSSAQFKIKATKYISSPSASVISDDGKYFYLRNGKGVGVYRINPTTKLLENIQELKISGSSSELLLTKDNRFVITTNFSDGVLLIYKRDPSNGKLSLHKKYEQTIDGKGSINKPMDIALSPSGRYLFLAGNKTLMTLRFQDGTATYLRQHDSKGSPHGTIYFSTDGEYAFIAYYGDNSYFGRTILKFNDETGELYVVGDLREDYPIPGSYYYFGRKQKQYTVSANLEYMNFSPDGKDVYMDGTESYSNGGRGAIMHYRWVNGKLVLQNAYYELAVKYQLENIKNICLDGSGGYLYVLTGGDDSGIHIFKRDAHTGALTFIQTFHKKNYPQIATPYRASFSADNKYIYVSNYFGGNVVVLENSNAKPSPRQQQQLNVDNKETPQPIVQDIPTNNVSDHDCPYTAITEVEVSRIEERLNDLETEQARYDFAMKTVQNRCLKTMQVLKLARVFEVEYIRLEWVKFAYYYTSDIENFYLLDTLFTNKRLKQAFKASLEG, from the coding sequence ATGAGATTATTTTTTTTTATATTATTTCTGATAGGAACAATAGATAGTAGTTCTGCTCAATTTAAAATCAAAGCAACAAAGTATATTAGTAGTCCTAGCGCTTCTGTTATTAGTGATGATGGAAAATACTTTTATCTTAGAAATGGGAAAGGCGTTGGAGTATATCGTATAAATCCTACCACCAAGTTGTTAGAAAATATTCAAGAGCTAAAAATATCGGGCAGCTCCAGTGAATTACTTTTGACGAAGGATAATCGGTTTGTTATCACAACCAATTTTTCAGATGGAGTATTATTAATATACAAACGAGATCCTTCCAATGGAAAATTATCATTACATAAAAAATATGAACAAACCATTGACGGAAAAGGATCTATCAACAAGCCGATGGATATTGCTTTGTCACCAAGTGGACGCTATTTATTTTTAGCGGGTAATAAAACCCTAATGACACTTCGTTTCCAAGATGGTACGGCAACTTATCTGAGGCAACATGATTCGAAAGGTAGTCCTCATGGGACAATCTATTTTAGTACAGATGGAGAGTATGCTTTTATCGCATATTATGGCGATAATAGTTACTTTGGTCGAACAATACTGAAATTCAATGACGAAACTGGAGAATTGTATGTTGTGGGAGACTTAAGAGAAGATTATCCTATTCCTGGTTCTTACTATTATTTTGGGAGAAAACAAAAACAATATACGGTGTCCGCAAATTTGGAATATATGAATTTTTCTCCTGATGGAAAAGATGTTTATATGGATGGCACGGAAAGTTATTCTAATGGCGGACGTGGTGCCATAATGCATTATAGATGGGTAAATGGAAAACTAGTTTTGCAAAATGCTTATTATGAGTTGGCTGTAAAATACCAATTGGAAAATATCAAAAATATTTGTTTGGATGGTAGTGGGGGATATCTATATGTATTAACAGGTGGAGATGACTCTGGTATTCATATTTTTAAGCGAGACGCTCATACAGGTGCACTAACTTTTATTCAAACATTTCATAAGAAAAATTATCCTCAAATTGCTACGCCTTATAGGGCTAGTTTTAGTGCCGATAACAAATATATTTATGTCTCTAATTATTTTGGAGGGAATGTCGTTGTATTAGAAAACTCCAATGCTAAGCCTAGTCCTCGTCAACAACAACAACTTAATGTAGATAATAAAGAGACTCCCCAACCAATTGTACAAGACATCCCTACGAATAATGTAAGTGATCATGATTGTCCTTATACAGCAATTACAGAAGTAGAGGTCAGCAGGATAGAAGAACGATTAAACGATTTGGAAACCGAGCAAGCTCGTTATGACTTTGCTATGAAAACAGTGCAAAATCGTTGCTTAAAAACAATGCAAGTGTTGAAACTGGCACGTGTGTTTGAAGTGGAGTATATTCGATTGGAATGGGTGAAGTTTGCTTATTATTATACCTCTGATATAGAGAATTTCTATTTGTTAGATACTTTATTTACCAACAAGAGGCTCAAGCAAGCATTTAAAGCATCTCTGGAAGGATAG
- a CDS encoding right-handed parallel beta-helix repeat-containing protein, which yields MIIKTNSAKKRQQRQSILLRKLVSLSIVVLLILGIVVVAPYAWNAFNKKEIKGTLLANAEKKEGDFFVLDGYKVGGAAAQTKAEAYEGSYSIELSKNKITYGFSTQLNDVYVGDEITVKVWMRSPSKQAGRLVLTSLDGKAVYLQSEQFEFTDQWQQVEVFLDVTEPLQENTLKIYCFNFNEDPVYFDNLSYSKNSSYEASIVKSWQPDDIHIFVKEGEYNKLKQKRHEAIEQGMLISSDDSWVKGAIFPKEQKDAKISIKMRLKGDWTDHLMGDKWSFRVSTQTDKSWNRLKTFSLQNPSTRGYLFEWVLHEFFKYEDILTTRYDFVNMKLNHKDLGLYVYEEHFLKQLPEFSKKKEGPIIRFVESGFWEAQLQQFNLDADLDGELVVGSPDIKPFSEGKTFKTPVLAEQYKIAQKLLYQYQYGLKPAEEIFDIDLLAKYYAIMDITAGYHGIAWHNQRYYYNPVTGKLEPVGFDGFTEIGLDHTPEKPFLGIDLSAIKGNKELHRKLFRDNGFLRKYHQYLEKFAEETYLKGFTKSIATPLYARLKVVQQEKPDYTFSINYMYKRASNILNALYPNSASLQSKTVAPGLIAVCNRHQIPIEIVGTMSQSGGVINYLDTAQILYTTRFRDLPDYSVRIKVPDNAKFFVYRVLGLDKDFYVSINPWPIPEGLSPVQELKSTLRENHPAYVYTPGQPHIIFNKSVVIDEPIVIPAGHNITFKPGIKIDIVNSAFILSYSPVQFLGTESAPIVVESSDKSARAFSVIQAGGQSQVNHTLFSKLGAFSYKGWNLPGAVNFYESNVDIYHTTFTQNSCEDILNIVRSDFDFQYNTISNTFGDGFDADFCQGTVAHCHFNNTGNDAIDFSTSIVTIRDCTIKKAGDKGISMGEQGTARVINTTIEDAVIGIASKDLSKTIISNVSLKNCKTGFSAYQKKPEYGHGFIRVHSYTSENLGTLHKILPGSKLILIDQEILGD from the coding sequence ATGATTATAAAAACAAATTCTGCTAAAAAAAGACAGCAAAGACAAAGCATTCTACTCAGAAAACTAGTCTCTTTATCAATAGTCGTTTTATTGATACTTGGAATAGTAGTGGTTGCTCCTTATGCGTGGAATGCATTTAACAAAAAAGAAATCAAAGGAACCCTTCTAGCAAATGCAGAAAAAAAGGAAGGAGATTTTTTTGTTTTGGATGGGTACAAAGTAGGTGGTGCGGCTGCACAAACTAAGGCAGAAGCATACGAAGGCAGTTATTCTATTGAATTGAGTAAAAACAAAATCACATATGGTTTTTCGACCCAGCTGAATGATGTCTATGTTGGCGATGAAATTACAGTAAAAGTCTGGATGCGTTCTCCTTCTAAACAAGCTGGTCGATTAGTACTAACCAGTCTTGACGGCAAGGCAGTTTATCTTCAAAGTGAGCAATTCGAATTTACAGATCAATGGCAACAAGTAGAAGTGTTTTTGGATGTTACAGAACCATTGCAAGAAAACACACTCAAAATTTACTGTTTTAACTTTAATGAAGATCCTGTCTATTTTGACAACCTTTCGTATTCTAAAAACAGTTCTTATGAAGCGTCTATTGTCAAAAGTTGGCAGCCTGACGATATCCATATTTTTGTCAAAGAAGGAGAATACAACAAACTAAAGCAAAAACGCCATGAAGCCATAGAGCAGGGTATGCTGATTAGTTCTGATGATTCTTGGGTAAAAGGAGCAATCTTTCCCAAAGAGCAAAAGGATGCAAAAATTAGCATCAAAATGCGTTTAAAAGGGGATTGGACAGATCACCTAATGGGAGACAAATGGTCGTTTCGGGTGTCCACTCAAACCGATAAATCTTGGAATCGCTTAAAAACGTTTTCTCTACAAAACCCTTCTACAAGGGGCTATTTGTTTGAATGGGTTTTGCATGAGTTTTTCAAATATGAGGACATCTTAACCACTCGTTACGACTTTGTCAACATGAAACTCAATCACAAAGATTTGGGGTTGTATGTTTATGAAGAACATTTTTTGAAACAATTGCCTGAATTTTCGAAGAAAAAAGAAGGACCCATTATTCGATTTGTAGAAAGTGGTTTTTGGGAAGCTCAATTACAACAATTCAATTTAGATGCGGATTTGGATGGCGAACTTGTTGTTGGTAGCCCTGATATCAAACCATTTTCAGAAGGAAAAACGTTCAAAACGCCCGTATTGGCAGAACAATACAAAATTGCACAAAAATTACTTTACCAATATCAATATGGTTTAAAGCCAGCAGAGGAAATTTTTGATATAGATTTACTTGCCAAGTATTATGCTATTATGGATATTACGGCAGGCTATCATGGTATTGCATGGCACAACCAACGTTATTACTACAATCCAGTTACAGGAAAACTAGAGCCTGTAGGCTTTGATGGCTTTACAGAAATTGGCTTGGATCACACACCAGAAAAGCCATTTTTGGGCATTGATTTATCTGCCATCAAAGGGAATAAAGAATTGCATCGCAAGTTATTTAGAGACAATGGTTTTTTAAGAAAATACCATCAATATTTAGAAAAATTTGCCGAAGAGACTTACTTAAAGGGATTCACAAAATCTATTGCTACGCCTCTTTATGCTCGTTTAAAAGTCGTTCAACAAGAGAAACCAGATTATACGTTTTCTATTAACTATATGTATAAACGAGCTAGCAATATTTTAAACGCCTTATACCCCAATAGCGCCTCTCTTCAAAGCAAAACAGTAGCTCCAGGGCTAATTGCTGTCTGCAATCGCCATCAAATTCCTATTGAAATAGTAGGTACTATGAGTCAATCAGGAGGTGTTATTAATTACTTGGATACAGCTCAAATTCTTTATACGACTAGATTTAGAGATTTGCCAGACTATAGCGTTCGAATCAAGGTTCCTGACAATGCTAAATTTTTCGTATACCGAGTGCTTGGTCTTGATAAAGACTTTTATGTTAGCATCAATCCTTGGCCTATTCCTGAGGGCTTGAGTCCAGTACAAGAACTAAAAAGTACCTTGAGAGAAAATCATCCAGCCTATGTTTATACACCAGGGCAACCTCACATCATCTTTAACAAGAGTGTTGTCATTGATGAGCCCATTGTTATTCCTGCTGGTCATAACATCACATTTAAGCCTGGTATTAAGATTGATATTGTCAATAGCGCTTTTATCCTCTCCTATTCCCCAGTACAGTTCTTAGGAACAGAGTCGGCTCCTATTGTGGTTGAGTCGAGTGATAAATCTGCTCGTGCTTTTTCTGTCATACAAGCAGGTGGGCAATCTCAGGTTAACCATACGCTATTCTCTAAATTAGGAGCATTCTCTTACAAAGGCTGGAACTTGCCTGGCGCAGTTAATTTTTATGAGTCTAATGTCGATATTTATCACACTACATTTACTCAAAATAGTTGCGAGGATATTTTAAACATTGTGCGCTCTGACTTTGATTTTCAATATAACACGATTAGCAATACTTTTGGAGATGGTTTTGATGCTGATTTTTGTCAAGGAACGGTTGCTCATTGTCATTTTAATAATACAGGAAACGATGCCATTGATTTTTCTACCAGTATTGTCACCATTCGAGATTGTACCATTAAAAAGGCAGGAGATAAAGGAATTTCTATGGGAGAGCAAGGAACAGCACGAGTTATCAATACAACCATAGAAGATGCTGTGATAGGGATTGCCTCCAAAGATTTGTCTAAAACAATTATTAGCAACGTTTCGCTCAAAAACTGCAAAACAGGTTTTTCTGCCTATCAAAAGAAACCTGAGTACGGTCATGGATTTATCCGTGTGCATTCTTATACTAGCGAAAACTTAGGCACTTTGCATAAAATTCTCCCTGGTTCTAAACTTATTCTAATTGACCAAGAAATTTTGGGTGATTAA
- a CDS encoding polyphosphate polymerase domain-containing protein: MRFERKYRVENLSMPHIRQIIKSHPASFYKLYPNRTVNNIYFDTPNMVCLNENLMGINVRKKYRARWYGDDIRTIIAPKLEIKYKENELGGKTTFPLSPFELSGIKGLQKEVNNLVPQQFALQATLLNSYERSYWGTNDGKFRITIDSNLRFHSLLHSPNFKQYLHRDHVVIVELKYEREDEKDLRRITRFLPFRLSKNSKYVNGILLTQ, encoded by the coding sequence ATGCGTTTTGAACGAAAATATAGGGTGGAAAACTTATCCATGCCACACATTAGACAGATTATAAAATCGCATCCCGCTTCTTTTTATAAACTGTATCCCAATAGAACCGTTAACAACATTTATTTTGACACTCCTAATATGGTTTGTCTAAATGAAAATTTAATGGGGATTAATGTTCGCAAAAAATACCGTGCCCGTTGGTATGGAGATGATATTAGAACCATCATTGCTCCTAAACTAGAAATAAAATATAAGGAAAATGAGCTGGGAGGTAAAACTACCTTTCCACTTTCTCCTTTTGAATTATCTGGTATCAAAGGATTGCAAAAAGAGGTTAACAACTTGGTTCCGCAACAATTCGCACTACAAGCTACTTTATTAAATTCTTACGAACGCTCGTATTGGGGAACCAATGATGGTAAATTTAGGATTACAATTGATTCTAATTTGCGATTCCACTCTTTGCTACACTCTCCCAATTTTAAACAGTACTTGCATAGAGATCACGTTGTTATTGTAGAACTCAAGTACGAACGAGAAGATGAAAAAGATTTACGACGTATTACACGTTTCTTGCCATTTCGCTTGTCCAAAAATAGCAAGTACGTCAATGGTATTTTATTAACACAATAA
- a CDS encoding DUF4956 domain-containing protein, with amino-acid sequence MNIEQLVENFNNSINIYAFLLNLIVATILSILLGQFYMRFGNAVANRKKFATNFIPLALTTVLIITIIKTSIALSLGLVGALSIVRFRAAIKDPEELIYLFLVIGIGLATGANYPILASIAVLFILVLLFINYKIQDRSRYSKENMLYVNIASETTNIDAFVSVLKEKMDYVELKRMDRMSTGVDITFICKASSLESITAMQEQIITSTPNTTVSIVDQPDLIV; translated from the coding sequence ATGAACATAGAACAACTTGTAGAGAACTTCAACAATTCTATTAACATTTATGCATTTTTGCTCAACCTAATTGTTGCAACTATTTTAAGTATATTACTAGGTCAATTTTACATGCGATTTGGTAACGCTGTGGCTAATCGTAAAAAATTTGCTACCAACTTTATTCCTTTGGCATTGACCACTGTACTTATCATCACAATTATCAAAACATCTATTGCCCTTTCGCTGGGATTGGTTGGAGCATTATCTATCGTTCGTTTTAGAGCTGCCATCAAAGACCCAGAAGAGTTAATTTATTTATTTCTAGTGATTGGTATTGGGTTGGCAACAGGAGCTAACTACCCTATTTTGGCTAGTATTGCAGTCTTATTCATTTTGGTTTTATTATTTATTAATTACAAAATTCAAGATCGCAGCCGATACTCTAAAGAAAATATGCTGTATGTTAATATTGCCTCTGAAACAACCAATATTGACGCTTTTGTAAGTGTGTTAAAAGAAAAAATGGATTATGTAGAATTAAAAAGAATGGATCGTATGTCTACTGGAGTAGATATTACATTTATTTGTAAAGCTTCTAGCTTAGAGTCTATTACTGCTATGCAAGAACAAATTATTACTTCTACACCCAATACAACCGTTTCTATTGTTGATCAACCAGACTTAATTGTCTAA
- a CDS encoding OmpH family outer membrane protein translates to MKYLFLFLISSFLITSSAFAQQEKIGFFSSSKLVSLFPEAKTIQAEIEKMSTEKQGVGTALENELKAKVAAFEKEKAGMAQILQETRVEEIRNLEAKIQNYYATARKEIDGKRQELLKPVFEKVNAGIKKVAEKHKFTAIIDLDTGGQFLLYIDESRNILDLMKTELGLQ, encoded by the coding sequence ATGAAATATTTATTTTTATTCCTAATCTCTAGTTTTTTAATCACTTCATCTGCTTTCGCGCAACAAGAAAAAATTGGCTTTTTTAGTTCTTCTAAATTAGTTTCTCTTTTTCCTGAAGCAAAGACCATCCAAGCTGAAATCGAAAAGATGAGTACCGAAAAACAAGGTGTCGGCACTGCTTTAGAAAATGAACTCAAAGCTAAAGTTGCCGCATTTGAGAAGGAAAAAGCTGGGATGGCTCAAATTCTGCAAGAAACCAGAGTCGAAGAAATTAGAAATCTTGAAGCAAAAATCCAAAATTACTATGCAACGGCTCGCAAAGAGATTGATGGCAAACGACAAGAATTGTTAAAGCCTGTGTTCGAAAAGGTAAATGCTGGTATAAAAAAAGTAGCCGAAAAGCACAAATTTACCGCTATTATAGATTTAGATACAGGGGGACAATTTCTTTTGTACATTGATGAATCTAGAAATATCTTGGACTTGATGAAAACTGAATTGGGTCTTCAATAA
- a CDS encoding T9SS type A sorting domain-containing protein gives MKYLFTFPIVCLSFLISTHLVGQTIDDLAEKNYNQQATDLSILQQVNTHQPNHARTAPPAPAATGDNLCAPGMTATLTATASSGGTLNWYNVASGGTSIGTGATFNPVVTSTSNYWVEEVVGGGAGGSNNLVAPYNSNNGQRGCMFDLTAANTVTINSFDANLYAGTTANYEIYYRAGTHVGSENNAGAWTLLGGATGITSAGNNLPTSLPIPVGVTIPAGQTYSFYITNDFGGGTSYTDGTAVGNFLASDANLTIYEGVGKSYPFGLTFAVRNFNGTIHYSTGGGSCSSPRTLVTANVKEPTYAPTNMLTSSNASCTVTESGVDWTYYYNTANPNDLLFAIAHDPMNLGNNNFTAQAHIQVRNNSTTNCYTRENIPQQLARFVMGRYWNVDVLSGNIVDPVWVRFYYQAAERTAMNAAAAAWQGTNGGVQSPVYFFKTNGAPFSIASSLHSEGVYNSLELTNFVDNQAASNGTNYVEIHDINSFSGGGLITGVVPVGGTTTGTAILLDLKLLDFSAKRVAQSVDLTWQTKDEYNMSHFELQRSLDGVHFETIAHTSAQAKGQANHYTWKDEVPYLGRNYYRLGMVEIGGEVRYSDVRVVSLEDVTPYTMRVAPNPFGDALRIEVYTNSSEVTPTSILVYNALGQQVYAAEKVLQGGQERIHIATADDWQTGCYTVVLRSNQFTQQKQVIKQ, from the coding sequence ATGAAATATTTATTTACATTCCCCATTGTGTGTTTAAGCTTCTTGATAAGCACCCATTTAGTAGGGCAAACAATAGACGATTTAGCAGAAAAAAACTACAATCAACAAGCAACAGATTTATCCATTCTTCAGCAAGTCAATACGCATCAACCTAATCATGCAAGAACAGCACCTCCCGCCCCTGCTGCTACGGGGGATAATTTATGCGCCCCAGGAATGACGGCTACCTTGACAGCAACAGCATCTTCGGGCGGTACTCTTAATTGGTATAACGTTGCTTCTGGTGGCACCTCTATAGGAACAGGGGCAACATTTAATCCTGTGGTTACGTCAACTTCTAACTATTGGGTAGAAGAAGTTGTTGGAGGAGGGGCAGGAGGAAGCAATAACTTGGTTGCTCCTTACAACTCCAACAATGGGCAGCGAGGCTGTATGTTTGATTTGACAGCTGCCAATACGGTTACCATCAATAGCTTTGATGCTAATTTATATGCAGGAACGACCGCCAATTATGAAATATATTATAGAGCAGGCACACATGTAGGTTCCGAGAATAACGCAGGCGCTTGGACATTGCTTGGTGGAGCAACAGGAATTACATCTGCTGGAAATAATCTACCTACATCCTTGCCAATTCCTGTTGGGGTGACTATCCCCGCAGGGCAAACGTACTCTTTTTATATTACGAATGATTTTGGAGGAGGTACATCTTATACAGATGGGACTGCTGTGGGCAATTTTTTAGCATCAGATGCCAATTTGACAATTTATGAGGGTGTTGGCAAATCGTATCCTTTTGGATTAACATTTGCAGTTCGAAATTTTAATGGAACCATTCATTACTCAACAGGCGGAGGTTCTTGTTCTAGCCCTCGGACATTGGTTACTGCAAATGTGAAAGAGCCCACATACGCTCCAACAAATATGTTGACTAGTTCTAATGCGAGTTGTACTGTAACGGAGTCGGGCGTTGATTGGACCTATTATTACAATACAGCCAATCCCAATGATTTATTATTTGCGATTGCGCATGATCCTATGAATTTAGGGAATAATAATTTTACAGCACAAGCGCATATCCAAGTACGAAACAACTCGACAACCAATTGTTATACAAGAGAAAATATTCCTCAACAACTTGCTCGTTTTGTAATGGGGCGTTATTGGAATGTGGATGTGCTGTCTGGAAATATTGTGGATCCTGTTTGGGTTCGTTTTTATTACCAAGCAGCAGAGCGTACAGCTATGAATGCGGCGGCGGCAGCTTGGCAGGGAACCAATGGAGGTGTTCAAAGTCCAGTTTACTTCTTTAAAACCAATGGCGCACCATTTAGCATTGCTTCATCTTTGCATTCAGAAGGTGTATACAATAGTTTGGAATTGACGAATTTTGTAGATAATCAAGCTGCTAGTAATGGAACTAACTATGTTGAAATTCATGATATCAATAGTTTTTCGGGAGGTGGTTTAATTACAGGAGTAGTGCCAGTAGGAGGGACAACGACAGGAACAGCAATTCTATTGGATTTAAAATTATTGGATTTTTCGGCTAAACGAGTTGCGCAGAGTGTGGATTTAACTTGGCAGACCAAAGATGAATACAATATGAGTCATTTTGAGCTGCAACGTAGCCTTGATGGAGTTCATTTTGAAACAATTGCGCATACTTCTGCTCAAGCAAAAGGACAAGCCAATCATTATACATGGAAAGATGAAGTGCCTTATTTAGGACGAAATTACTATCGTCTAGGAATGGTTGAAATAGGAGGGGAGGTAAGATATTCGGACGTAAGAGTCGTATCCCTAGAGGATGTAACACCTTATACGATGCGTGTGGCACCGAACCCTTTTGGAGATGCCTTAAGAATAGAGGTATATACCAATTCGTCAGAAGTGACACCAACTTCTATTCTAGTTTACAACGCCCTAGGGCAACAGGTATATGCCGCTGAAAAAGTATTGCAAGGAGGGCAAGAACGCATTCATATTGCAACAGCAGACGATTGGCAAACTGGATGTTATACCGTAGTGTTGCGTAGCAATCAATTTACACAACAAAAACAGGTTATTAAACAGTAA
- a CDS encoding TonB-dependent receptor produces MSGYIKDAVSGEDLIYANIYDENNTLDGVTSNVYGFYSLSLKPGQYTIVASYIGYEDKKITINLTQDTTFNIELSSGAVFDSVIVVTDERGNTNVESTQMGTVELEMSEIKKLPALMGEVDLLKTIQLLPGVQSAGEGTAGFFVRGGGIDQNLVLLDEAVVYNAGHLLGFFSVFNSDAIKKATLIKGGMPANYGGRLSSVLDIQMKDGYDDKFGIEGGIGIISSRLTVQGPIVPKKGSFIVSGRRTYAFDVAQPFIQGTAFEGTNYYFYDLNIKAKYQITDKDRLFLSGYFGRDVLNLKNPDRGFVFDMPYGNATATLRWNHIFDDKLFMNFIFVYNDYDFSVSGGQEQFSFKLNSGIRDFGGKVSFDYYPNPRHQIKFGVDYTYHTFTPNRAEAFSGEEAFIIDPDRKRSHEAGLYITDNWKISKIFSVNVGMRFSMFQQVGPYTGKVDTTRTYGMLEPVKTYFGVEPRFSGKATVSPFSSIKAGVTLGRQYVHLVSNSTSTLPTDLWVPSTEKVRPQWGLQYALGYFHNFLDNTFEASIEVFYKDLFNQLDYAEDYTPTPDTDLEDQFISGRGRAYGLELFLRKQKGRFTGWISYTLSRSERTFDNIRGKTFLAGFDRTHDLSVVLSYDIFDWFTVSSTFVYGSGAPYTPIKSVYMVNFTPTLEYGLRNSARLPAYHRMDLSLSFRLTKKQKPFQADMVLSVYNVYNRQNVFFTYTTPETDALSGQVELKSYQVSLFPVIPAITLNFKWKQPKKGYYKEQRANRQAKRAAKQQG; encoded by the coding sequence ATGAGCGGCTACATCAAGGACGCTGTAAGTGGAGAAGATTTAATTTATGCCAACATTTATGACGAGAACAACACCTTGGACGGTGTTACATCTAATGTTTATGGTTTTTACTCTTTATCCCTCAAACCGGGTCAATACACTATCGTAGCAAGTTATATTGGTTATGAGGATAAAAAAATAACCATTAATCTAACGCAAGATACGACGTTCAATATTGAACTATCTAGTGGTGCTGTTTTTGATTCTGTTATTGTTGTAACAGACGAACGTGGAAATACCAATGTGGAAAGTACTCAAATGGGAACTGTAGAATTGGAGATGAGCGAGATAAAAAAACTTCCTGCTTTGATGGGAGAAGTGGATTTGCTAAAAACCATCCAACTATTGCCTGGCGTACAATCTGCTGGAGAAGGAACCGCAGGATTTTTTGTTCGTGGCGGTGGTATTGACCAAAACTTAGTTTTGCTAGATGAAGCAGTTGTCTACAATGCGGGGCATTTGTTAGGTTTTTTCTCTGTTTTTAATTCAGATGCAATTAAAAAAGCAACGCTTATCAAAGGAGGAATGCCTGCCAACTATGGAGGAAGATTATCTTCTGTTCTTGACATCCAAATGAAAGATGGTTATGATGATAAATTTGGTATAGAAGGAGGTATTGGAATTATTTCTTCAAGGTTAACCGTTCAAGGTCCTATTGTTCCTAAAAAAGGCTCATTTATTGTTTCAGGTAGACGCACGTATGCTTTTGATGTTGCCCAACCTTTTATTCAAGGAACCGCTTTTGAGGGAACCAACTATTATTTTTATGATTTGAATATCAAAGCAAAGTACCAAATCACCGACAAAGATCGATTGTTTTTAAGTGGTTATTTTGGACGAGATGTTCTAAATTTAAAAAATCCAGATCGAGGTTTTGTATTTGATATGCCTTATGGAAATGCCACGGCAACCCTACGTTGGAATCATATTTTTGATGACAAACTCTTTATGAACTTTATTTTTGTTTACAACGATTATGATTTTTCTGTATCGGGAGGACAAGAACAATTCTCATTTAAGCTAAATTCTGGCATTAGAGATTTTGGAGGAAAAGTTAGCTTTGACTATTATCCCAATCCTCGCCATCAAATCAAATTTGGGGTAGATTATACCTATCATACATTTACTCCCAATAGAGCAGAGGCTTTTTCTGGGGAAGAAGCTTTTATCATTGATCCAGACCGCAAACGCTCGCATGAAGCAGGGCTTTATATTACAGACAATTGGAAAATTAGTAAAATCTTTAGTGTTAATGTAGGAATGCGTTTTTCTATGTTTCAACAGGTGGGTCCTTATACGGGCAAAGTAGATACTACACGTACGTATGGCATGTTAGAGCCCGTCAAAACCTACTTTGGGGTAGAACCTAGATTTAGTGGCAAAGCAACAGTTTCTCCTTTTTCATCCATTAAAGCAGGAGTAACATTGGGACGGCAATATGTCCATTTGGTTAGCAATTCTACAAGTACACTGCCGACTGATTTGTGGGTGCCTAGTACAGAAAAAGTACGTCCTCAATGGGGGCTTCAATATGCCTTAGGATATTTCCACAACTTCTTAGACAATACTTTTGAGGCTTCTATTGAGGTCTTTTATAAAGATTTATTCAATCAGCTGGATTATGCCGAAGATTATACACCTACGCCAGACACAGACCTAGAAGATCAGTTTATCTCTGGGCGTGGTCGAGCTTATGGTTTAGAGTTGTTTTTGCGCAAACAAAAAGGGCGTTTTACAGGTTGGATATCGTATACGCTTTCTCGTTCTGAGCGCACTTTTGATAATATCCGAGGCAAAACATTTCTAGCAGGCTTTGATCGAACCCATGATTTGTCTGTTGTTTTAAGTTATGATATTTTTGACTGGTTTACAGTTAGTTCTACTTTTGTCTATGGCTCTGGTGCTCCGTACACTCCAATCAAGTCTGTGTATATGGTTAATTTTACCCCAACGTTAGAATATGGATTACGCAACTCCGCTCGTTTGCCAGCTTATCATCGAATGGATTTGAGTTTATCTTTCCGATTAACAAAAAAGCAAAAACCGTTTCAAGCCGATATGGTACTATCTGTTTACAACGTCTACAATCGTCAGAATGTATTTTTCACCTATACCACTCCCGAAACAGATGCCCTTTCGGGACAGGTAGAATTAAAGTCTTATCAAGTTTCTCTATTTCCTGTTATTCCTGCGATTACACTTAATTTCAAATGGAAACAGCCTAAGAAAGGTTATTATAAAGAACAAAGGGCAAATAGACAAGCTAAACGCGCTGCCAAGCAACAAGGTTAA